In the genome of Siniperca chuatsi isolate FFG_IHB_CAS linkage group LG17, ASM2008510v1, whole genome shotgun sequence, one region contains:
- the LOC122864894 gene encoding phosphatidylinositol 4-phosphate 5-kinase type-1 alpha-like isoform X1 — protein sequence MATAAEEPPGLQGPSGYSTGTRKNVSPESPTTSMSPNMKKTIGHRGIDPTGETTYKKTTSSALKGAIQLGITHTVGSLSQKPERDVLLQDFEVVESIFFPSEGSNLTPAHHYGDFRFKTYAPMAFRYFREMFGIRPDDYMCSLCNEPLIELSNSGASGSLFYLSRDDEYIIKTVQHKEAEFLQKLLPGYFMNLNQNKRTLLPKFYGLYCVQAAGKNIRIVVMNNLLPSAVRMHLKYDLKGSTYKRRASAKEREKAVPTYKDLDFMQDMHDGLLMEGDKYNAVCKTIHRDCLLLQSFKIMDYSLLVGIHNVDQACREQASEEAVAGALAQSRPQGQKSLYSTAIEAIQAEAGSMGSLDTEDKTGGIPARNSKGERLLVYIGIIDILQSYRLVKMLEHSWKALVHDGDTVSVHRPGFYAERFQKFMCNIVFRKILLKTSPSKKRRAVAHGPLRKTAGSGPSLLTQTSSNSQHPLQNQVSSETKEDTEGDNVMQSGRPDLLPSYAVGNTMETAVSFAPTSQPPPHSQDTSRLVGAILNYTLNKDQEHSTPKRAQFGTLEEGIGAEDVISLSDIVPNASKCSV from the exons ATGGCCACAGCTGCAGAGGAGCCTCCAGGGCTGCAGGGCCCCTCTGGTT ATTCGACTGGAACTCGAAAAAATGTTTCACCTGAG AGTCCAACCACTAGCATGTCTCCGAACATGAAAAAGACCATCGGCCATCGTGGAATTGATCCCACTGGGGAGACGACGTACAAGAAG ACAACATCATCAGCCCTGAAAGGTGCTATCCAGTTAGGCATCACGCACACGGTGGGCAGCTTAAGCCAGAAACCTGAGAGAGACGTACTGCTGCAGGACTTTGAAGTGGTCGAAAGCATCTTCTTTCCAAG TGAGGGCAGTAACCTGACACCAGCCCACCACTATGGAGACTTCAGGTTCAAGACGTACGCCCCAATGGCCTTTCGCTACTTCAGGGAGATGTTTGGCATCCGGCCTGATGACTACATG TGTTCTCTCTGTAATGAGCCACTGATCGAACTGTCAAACTCCGGGGCCAGTGGATCTCTCTTCTACCTCTCTAGGGATGACGAGTACATCATTAAGACAGTGCAGCACAAAGAGGCGGAATTTCTGCAGAAACTGCTTCCTGGATATTTCATG AACCTGAACCAGAACAAGCGTACCTTATTACCAAAGTTTTATGGACTCTACTGTGTCCAGGCAGCGGGTAAGAACATCCGTATTGTAGTCATGAACAATCTGCTCCCAAGCGCTGTACGAATGCACCTCAAGTATGATCTAAAGGGCTCCACGTACAAGCGACGGGCCTcagctaaagagagagagaaggccgTACCCACGTACAAGGACCTGGATTTCATGCAGGACATGCATGACGGGCTGTTAATGGAGGGGGACAAGTACAATGCTGTTTGCAAGACCATCCACAGAGACTGTCTG CTTTTGCAAAGTTTTAAGATTATGGATTACAGCCTTCTGGTGGGAATCCACAATGTAGATCAGGCTTGTCGAGAGCAGGCCAGCGAAGAGGCTGTGGCCGGGGCTTTGGCCCAAAGTAGGCCACAAGGCCAAAAGTCCCTGTACAGCACTGCTATAGAGGCCATCCAGGCTGAGGCAGGGAGCATGGGATCACTGGACACAGAGGACAA aacGGGAGGAATCCCAGCACGAAACTCAAAAGGCGAGAGGCTGCTGGTGTATATTGGTATCATTGACATTCTGCAGTCCTATAG atTAGTAAAGATGCTTGAACACTCGTGGAAAGCTCTGGTTCACGATGGG GATACTGTATCGGTACACAGACCGGGTTTCTACGCAGAACGATTTCAGAAGTTCATGTGCAATATAGTCTTCAGGAAGATCTTAT TAAAGACCTCCCCATCTAAGAAGCGCCGTGCAGTGGCACATGGTCCTTTGAGAAAGACAGCTGGCTCTGGGCCTTCTCTGTTGACCCAAACCAGCAGCAACAGCCAGCACCCTCTCCAAAATCAAGTCAGCTCTGAGACCAAAGAAGACACTGAAGGAGACAACG TCATGCAGTCAGGTCGTCCTGACCTCCTGCCCAGCTACGCTGTTGGCAACACTATGGAAACAGCTGTGTCCTTTGCTCCCACGAGTCAGCCTCCGCCTCACTCTCAGGATACCAGCAGGTTAGTGGGAGCGATTTTAAACTACACATTGAACAAAGACCAGGAGCACAGCACCCCCAAGag AGCTCAGTTTGGGACTCTTGAAGAAGGTATCGGTGCTGAGGATGTGATCTCACTCAGTGACATTGTTCCTAATGCAAGCAAATGCTCT GTGTAG
- the LOC122864899 gene encoding IgGFc-binding protein-like: protein MGAYDIITHCDESAADWFRVVAKLQECNPTGVKSVVAVYIYFNDLSVTVTDKQETWVSGKKAILPSMPRNNIFVRVSEKTIVIEQMSHFQLSYSNTQELTVTVSDSMADKVCGACDKFLLFRDTMGFSQEVMQEYMGSFSAQDFPTCDL from the exons ATGGGGGCTTatgacatcatcacacactgtgATGAATCAGCTGCTGACTGGTTCAGGGTTGTGGCCAAGCTCCAAGAATGTAATCCAACCGGTGTTAAGAGCGTTGTCGCTGTTTACATCTACTTTAATGACCTGAGTGTCACTGTAACTGACAAACAGGAGACCTGG GTCAGTGGTAAAAAGGCGATTCTCCCCAGCATGCCTAGAAATAATATCTTTGTGAGAGTCAGTGAGAAAACCATAGTTATCGAGCAGATGTCACACTTCCAGCTGTCTTACAGCAACACCCAGGAGCTCACTGTGACTGTGAGTGACAGCATGGCAGACAAGGTGTGCGGTGCATGTGACAAATTCCTTCTCTTCAGAGACACCATGGGCTTCTCGCAGGAAGTGATGCAGGAGTACATGGGCTCATTTTCTGCACAAGATTTCCCTACCTG TGACTTGTGA
- the LOC122864891 gene encoding IgGFc-binding protein-like, with product MSVGQLRSSPLTNMGLFVVIFSALLLSGFCRGGPATLTPESGTCWVMGNLHYTFDGHYYTFMGNCTYTMAKNCHVGGTLPAFEVETNNVGNIQVPSVGTVTVNVYGINIDIVRSEFGIVRVNYQQWTLPINLNNGQVKLSQKGVFVVMETDFGLSVQYDWNEYLAVTVPGSFAGSVCGLCGNFNSKKEDDLTTPSGSVASSVAALGESWKAAGAADEAYCHDECVGHCENCPLSEVQKLEKQIFCSALLQDIVELVGCQPEIDSSVFQSNCMLDLCRGEAVNTYLCNTLQGFADICQRSGVKVPNWRTSTKCPTPKCPENSHYEFCGSGCPATCANPNTPTKCNAPCVESCVCNDGFMLSGTKCVPKAQCGCMYEGHYVEAGASLWGGEGCTKRYTCSAGGSLSSKQTSCPAGQQCQVVQGIRGCYPVNYATCMVSGDPHFVTFDGQRYNFQGTCAYQMAAVSSNKTGLEHFSVVLQNNGQDKKIGSVVKLLEVKVYGHTIAISKEHPGAVVVNGELSDLPLMLDSNKLHLYTSGWFAVIETDFGVKVYYDWSSVAFVIVPSTYTGVMQGLCGNYNLNPKDDMQMRNGKQAATSEQLGQSWKVATIPGCVDGCSGPCPGCNATQKATYNSNSYCGLISDSAGPFRDCHSKVDPAGFLDDCLYDVCLYQGSGNMQCKTLTAYTAACQLKGATVYSWRSAQFCDAQCPSNSHYELCTTGCSRSCQTDSTLSNCGAQCMEGYVCDEGYLLSGDECVPATQCGCISEGKYYQHGQVFYPDALCQKECTCNGTVQCKQSSCGPYEKCEIKNYVRSCQPLGKGVCSISGDPHYNTFDNTTYDFQGTCTYIAAKGCHLSGTRLTNFSVAVENEKWYGLSANPKVSVTKLVAVEVYGTILILRRNEANMVWINGVLLHLPQILHNGAVKVYQEGANDVIMTDFGLRVTYDLVYHVTVTVPGNYRGRTCGLCGNFNNNKTDEFQLPDGNVSKDFQTFGAAWKVPVPGVICEDGCSGDLCPKCGDSDKAAIEAKCAIITNPNGPFAACHDVIDSASYFRDCVYDVCLTKDESILCHSIAAYMSDCQDFGAKIQNWRSPSFCPFTCGIGSHYETCVLPCTSPCPGLVDTGTCTTACVEGCACNKGYHYSGTGCVPFDQCSCYYNGQTYKVGESIISDDCLRIHTCQTSGVVLSKNMTCDPNESCLVKNGVMGCYIQQCFLSGNGTLTAFNGEGGTITVPGAYEIIQNCDQSQTSDWFRVVVKLETCTPGVNTITAAYVFFNEVMITVDKKHDVWINGRVMTQTTFSQNNVKVVVSDSTVRINSPSSLQLYFSSANELTMSVSDKVADMVCGACGKLRPVDTTLRDLRERLLVSLHGQSTVFATLNIGQWTAPDFPQCGL from the exons ATGTCTGTTGGCCAGCTCAG GTCCTCTCCACTGACAAACATGGGGTTGTTTGTTGTAATCTTTTCAGCTCTTCTGCTGAGTG gGTTTTGCAGAGGAGGACCAGCCACTCTAACACCAGAGTCAGGCACCTGCTGGGTCATGGGCAATCTCCACTACACCTTTGATGGCCATTATTACACATTCATGGGCAACTGCACCTACACCATGGCCAAGAACTGCCATGTTGGTGGGACCCTCCCGGCCTTTGAGGTGGAGACCAACAACGTGGGCAACATACAGGTCCCATCAGTGGGGACAGTCACTGTCAATGTTTACGGGATCAACATTGATATAGTTCGCTCTGAGTTCGGTATTGTGCGG gtGAACTATCAACAATGGACTCTCCCAATCAACTTGAACAATGGCCAGGTGAAGCTTTCCCAGAAAGGTGTGTTTGTCGTCATGGAGACAGATTTTGGCCTGAGCGTGCAGTACGACTGGAACGAGTACCTTGCAGTCACAGTGCCTGGCAGTTTTGCTGGCAGTGTGTGCGGCTTGTGTGGCAACTTCAACAGCAAAAAGGAAGATGATCTCACGACTCCCAGCGGTTCAGTGGCCAGCAGTGTGGCAGCGCTGGGAGAGAGCTGGAAGGCTGCCGGCGCCGCAGACGAAGCCTACTGCCACGATGAATGCGTTGGCCACTGTGAAAACTGTCCTCTCAGTGAAGTTCagaaattagaaaaacaaatcttttgtAGTGCCCTTTTACAAGATATTGTTGAACTCGTAGGTTGTCAACCTGAAATAGACTCCAGCGTCTTTCAAAGCAACTGCATGCTTGACCTCTGTAGGGGTGAAGCTGTGAACACGTATCTTTGCAACACTCTTCAAGGCTTTGCTGACATCTGCCAGAGATCTGGGGTCAAAGTTCCCAACTGGAGGACTTCTACTAAATGTC CTACACCCAAGTGCCCAGAAAACAGCCACTATGAGTTCTGTGGGAGTGGCTGTCCTGCTACATGTGCAAACCCAAACACTCCCACAAAATGCAACGCCCCCTGCGTGGAGTCATGTGTCTGCAATGACGGCTTCATGCTCAGTGGCACCAAGTGTGTCCCCAAGGCTCAGTGTGGCTGCATGTACGAGGGTCACTATGTGGAAGCCGGAGCTTCCCTCTGGGGTGGTGAGGGCTGCACCAAACGCTACACATGCTCCGCTGGTGGAAGTTTGTCTTCCAAGCAGACTAGCTGTCCCGCTGGGCAGCAGTGCCAGGTGGTGCAGGGGATCAGAGGTTGCTATCCTGTCAACTACGCCACGTGTATGGTATCTGGCGATCCACATTTTGTGACCTTTGATGGGCAGCGCTACAATTTCCAGGGCACATGCGCATATCAGATGGCTGCGGTCTCCTCCAATAAAACTGGCCTGGaacatttcagtgttgtgttgcaGAACAATGGCCAAGATAAGAAGATCGGGTCCGTTGTCAAGCTTCTAGAAGTCAAAGTGTATGGGCACACAATTGCCATCAGCAAAGAGCACCCAGGCGCTGTTGTG GTCAATGGTGAGCTCTCCGACCTCCCTTTGATGCTGGACAGCAATAAACTCCATCTTTACACGAGCGGCTGGTTTGCAGTGATCGAGACAGACTTTGGAGTGAAGGTGTACTACGACTGGAGCAGCGTGGCGTTTGTCATCGTTCCCAGTACGTACACAGGCGTGATGCAAGGCCTTTGTGGAAATTACAACCTCAACCCCAAAGACGACATGCAGATGAGAAATGGGAAACAAGCCGCCACTTCTGAGCAGCTCGGCCAAAGCTGGAAAGTCGCCACGATCCCTGGCTGCGTGGACGGCTGCAGCGGCCCCTGCCCTGGCTGTAACGCCACTCAGAAAGCAACGTACAACAGCAACAGTTACTGTGGCCTCATCAGCGACTCTGCAGGCCCGTTTCGTGACTGCCACTCCAAGGTCGACCCTGCGGGTTTCCTTGATGACTGCCTGTATGATGTCTGTCTTTACCAGGGCAGCGGGAACATGCAGTGCAAGACTTTGACTGCCTACACGGCTGCCTGCCAGCTGAAAGGTGCCACAGTTTACTCCTGGAGGTCAGCTCAGTTCTGTG ATGCCCAGTGCCCATCAAACAGCCATTATGAGCTCTGTACAACCGGCTGTTCCAGATCATGTCAGACAGACTCTACACTATCAAACTGTGGAGCTCAGTGCATGGAAGGATATGTTTGTGATGAGGGTTACCTTCTGAGTGGAGATGAATGTGTGCCTGCCACCCAGTGTGGCTGCATTTCTGAAGGCAAATACTACCAGCATGGACAGGTCTTCTACCCTGATGCCCTTTGTCAGAAGGAATGCACCTGTAACGGCACA GTGCAGTGTAAGCAGTCCTCTTGTGGTCCATATGAGAAGTGTGAGATAAAGAATTACGTGCGATCATGTCAGCCTTTGGGAAAAGGGGTCTGCTCCATCTCTGGAGATCCACATTACAACACCTTTGACAACACCACCTATGACTTCCAAGGCACCTGCACCTACATAGCAGCTAAAGGCTGCCACCTGAGCGGCACACGGCTCACCAACTTCTCTGTGGCAGTGGAGAATGAGAAGTGGTATGGTTTGTCTGCCAATCCCAAGGTCTCAGTGACCAAACTTGTAGCGGTGGAGGTTTATGGAACAATCTTGATCCTTCGCAGGAACGAAGCTAATATGGTTTGG ATAAATGGGGTACTACTTCACCTTCCACAAATCCTCCACAATGGTGCAGTGAAGGTTTATCAGGAGGGGGCAAATGATGTCATTATGACTGACTTCGGCCTGAGGGTCACATATGATCTGGTGTACCACGTCACTGTCACTGTCCCTGGAAACTACAGGGGCAGAACCTGTGGTCTGTGTGGCAattttaacaataacaaaacagatGAGTTCCAGCTTCCGGATGGAAACGTGTCCAAGGACTTCCAGACCTTTGGAGCAGCATGGAAAGTCCCCGTGCCTGGAGTGATCTGTGAAGATGGCTGCAGTGGTGACCTCTGCCCCAAATGTGGCGATTCTGATAAAGCTGCGATAGAGGCAAAATGTGCAATTATCACAAATCCCAATGGTCCCTTTGCTGCTTGTCATGATGTAATTGATTCCGCCTCCTACTTCAGAGATTGTGTCTATGATGTTTGCCTGACCAAAGATGAAAGCATACTGTGTCACAGTATTGCTGCATATATGTCAGACTGCCAAGACTTTGGTGCAAAGATTCAGAACTGGAGAAGTCCTTCTTTCTGCC CTTTTACATGCGGTATTGGCAGCCATTATGAAACCTGTGTACTGCCTTGCACCTCTCCATGTCCTGGTCTCGTTGACACCGGCACATGCACCACAGCTTGTGTTGAGGGCTGCGCCTGTAATAAAGGCTACCACTACAGTGGAACTGGCTGTGTGCCCTTTGACCAGTGCAGCTGTTATTACAATGGCCAAACTTACAag GTTGGAGAGTCCATTATAAGTGATGACTGTCTCAGGATTCACACCTGCCAGACCTCTGGAGTAGTTCTGTCAAAGAACATGACTTGTGACCCCAACGAGAGCTGCCTGGTCAAGAACGGCGTGATGGGCTGCTACATTCAGCAGTGCTTTTTGAGCGGCAATGGGACCCTCACTGCATTTAATGGTGAAGGTGGTACTATAACAGTGCCAGGAGCCTATGAGATTATCCAGAACTGCGACCAATCTCAGACATCAGACTGGTTCAGGGTGGTGGTGAAGTTGGAGACATGCACTCCTGGTGTCAACACAATTACGGCTGCGTACGTGTTCTTCAATGAAGTGATGATCACAGTCGACAAAAAACATGACGTCTGG ATAAATGGAAGGGTGATGACTCAAACCACGTTCTCCCAGAACAATGTAAAAGTGGTGGTTTCTGACAGTACAGTGAGAATCAACAGCCCTTCCAgccttcagctgtactttagtTCAGCTAATGAACTCACCATGAGTGTCAGTGACAAAGTAGCTGACATGGTATGTGGGGCATGTGGGAAGCTCAGGCCTGTTGACACAACACTACGAGatctgagagagagactgcTGGTCTCTCTTCATGGGCAGAGTACTGTCTTTGCAACACTTAACATTGGGCAATGGACAGCTCCTGATTTCCCCCAGTG tggTTTGTAA
- the LOC122864894 gene encoding phosphatidylinositol 4-phosphate 5-kinase type-1 alpha-like isoform X2: protein MATAAEEPPGLQGPSGYSTGTRKNVSPESPTTSMSPNMKKTIGHRGIDPTGETTYKKTTSSALKGAIQLGITHTVGSLSQKPERDVLLQDFEVVESIFFPSEGSNLTPAHHYGDFRFKTYAPMAFRYFREMFGIRPDDYMCSLCNEPLIELSNSGASGSLFYLSRDDEYIIKTVQHKEAEFLQKLLPGYFMNLNQNKRTLLPKFYGLYCVQAAGKNIRIVVMNNLLPSAVRMHLKYDLKGSTYKRRASAKEREKAVPTYKDLDFMQDMHDGLLMEGDKYNAVCKTIHRDCLLLQSFKIMDYSLLVGIHNVDQACREQASEEAVAGALAQSRPQGQKSLYSTAIEAIQAEAGSMGSLDTEDKTGGIPARNSKGERLLVYIGIIDILQSYRLVKMLEHSWKALVHDGDTVSVHRPGFYAERFQKFMCNIVFRKILLKTSPSKKRRAVAHGPLRKTAGSGPSLLTQTSSNSQHPLQNQVSSETKEDTEGDNVMQSGRPDLLPSYAVGNTMETAVSFAPTSQPPPHSQDTSRAQFGTLEEGIGAEDVISLSDIVPNASKCSV, encoded by the exons ATGGCCACAGCTGCAGAGGAGCCTCCAGGGCTGCAGGGCCCCTCTGGTT ATTCGACTGGAACTCGAAAAAATGTTTCACCTGAG AGTCCAACCACTAGCATGTCTCCGAACATGAAAAAGACCATCGGCCATCGTGGAATTGATCCCACTGGGGAGACGACGTACAAGAAG ACAACATCATCAGCCCTGAAAGGTGCTATCCAGTTAGGCATCACGCACACGGTGGGCAGCTTAAGCCAGAAACCTGAGAGAGACGTACTGCTGCAGGACTTTGAAGTGGTCGAAAGCATCTTCTTTCCAAG TGAGGGCAGTAACCTGACACCAGCCCACCACTATGGAGACTTCAGGTTCAAGACGTACGCCCCAATGGCCTTTCGCTACTTCAGGGAGATGTTTGGCATCCGGCCTGATGACTACATG TGTTCTCTCTGTAATGAGCCACTGATCGAACTGTCAAACTCCGGGGCCAGTGGATCTCTCTTCTACCTCTCTAGGGATGACGAGTACATCATTAAGACAGTGCAGCACAAAGAGGCGGAATTTCTGCAGAAACTGCTTCCTGGATATTTCATG AACCTGAACCAGAACAAGCGTACCTTATTACCAAAGTTTTATGGACTCTACTGTGTCCAGGCAGCGGGTAAGAACATCCGTATTGTAGTCATGAACAATCTGCTCCCAAGCGCTGTACGAATGCACCTCAAGTATGATCTAAAGGGCTCCACGTACAAGCGACGGGCCTcagctaaagagagagagaaggccgTACCCACGTACAAGGACCTGGATTTCATGCAGGACATGCATGACGGGCTGTTAATGGAGGGGGACAAGTACAATGCTGTTTGCAAGACCATCCACAGAGACTGTCTG CTTTTGCAAAGTTTTAAGATTATGGATTACAGCCTTCTGGTGGGAATCCACAATGTAGATCAGGCTTGTCGAGAGCAGGCCAGCGAAGAGGCTGTGGCCGGGGCTTTGGCCCAAAGTAGGCCACAAGGCCAAAAGTCCCTGTACAGCACTGCTATAGAGGCCATCCAGGCTGAGGCAGGGAGCATGGGATCACTGGACACAGAGGACAA aacGGGAGGAATCCCAGCACGAAACTCAAAAGGCGAGAGGCTGCTGGTGTATATTGGTATCATTGACATTCTGCAGTCCTATAG atTAGTAAAGATGCTTGAACACTCGTGGAAAGCTCTGGTTCACGATGGG GATACTGTATCGGTACACAGACCGGGTTTCTACGCAGAACGATTTCAGAAGTTCATGTGCAATATAGTCTTCAGGAAGATCTTAT TAAAGACCTCCCCATCTAAGAAGCGCCGTGCAGTGGCACATGGTCCTTTGAGAAAGACAGCTGGCTCTGGGCCTTCTCTGTTGACCCAAACCAGCAGCAACAGCCAGCACCCTCTCCAAAATCAAGTCAGCTCTGAGACCAAAGAAGACACTGAAGGAGACAACG TCATGCAGTCAGGTCGTCCTGACCTCCTGCCCAGCTACGCTGTTGGCAACACTATGGAAACAGCTGTGTCCTTTGCTCCCACGAGTCAGCCTCCGCCTCACTCTCAGGATACCAGCAG AGCTCAGTTTGGGACTCTTGAAGAAGGTATCGGTGCTGAGGATGTGATCTCACTCAGTGACATTGTTCCTAATGCAAGCAAATGCTCT GTGTAG
- the ecm1a gene encoding extracellular matrix protein 1: MISSGGLTGFWIIVLLTLYGANVGEAQINSLNEPDVPFPPARPTAQNLAAICHEGEGRPRYLASFFPRSGASHFVRCGKAINRLESWYSFCCSGQEALENNQILCCAQQAWKQALSQFCEEEYATMTLPYHCCVNSGDARWTCFNSELPNPNYKRRPGYTAPPIPQEPGFTFDANAC; the protein is encoded by the exons ATGATTTCGAGTGGAGGCCTCACAGGATTTTGGATAATTGTACTGCTGACTCTTTATGGTGCAAATGTGGGAG AGGCCCAAATAAACTCTCTCAATGAGCCTGATGTCCCTTTCCCGCCTGCCCGTCCCACGGCTCAGAACCTCGCTGCCATTTGCCATGAAGGTGAGGGCCGTCCCAGATACCTAGCCAGCTTCTTCCCGAGGTCCGGTGCCAGCCACTTTGTCCGCTGTGGAAAAGCCATCAACCGTCTGGAGTCGTGGTACAGTTTTTGCTGCAGTGGACAGGAAGCACTGGAAAACAACCAGATCCTCTGCTGCGCCCAACAAGCT TGGAAACAAGCCCTGTCCCAGTTCTGTGAGGAAGAATATGCCACCATGACTCTCCCGTATCATTGCTGTGTGAACAGCGGAGACGCGCGGTGGACGTGCTTCAACAGCGAGCTGCCAAATCCAAACTACAAGCGAAGACCAGGCTACACTGCACCCCCAATCCCCCAGGAGCCAGGATTCACCTTTGATGCAAATGCTTGTTAA